Proteins encoded within one genomic window of Bermanella sp. WJH001:
- a CDS encoding sigma-70 family RNA polymerase sigma factor, with protein MKSDDVNRLIQNYPDISILDAEQERDIACAMDSIMEELAQTLLAQSSLLEQVMDILLEQYQTGPILDEFLTQYDLWLLTQHLPDMHVEQNVSYKTLSICLVKLECDRSNVFDLLLKEADKVDQSLERQSQRLKKRYEQKRNALVQANIRLVMHIAKRYTDKGIDTEELIQEGSLGLLKAASKYNINKGFRFTTYAYWWIQQAIKGVLTQKRAVVRLPTNVSDRIFKLDRAKESYFKAHGRYPTVSQLQTLTGLGADHIRASFEVGNLQLSMNQSFAEDGLTLEETIHVDDSSVPTPTDDMHHESDQRYLLSLLSQLPQRQQKIVRLYHGLGINEEQNFREIAPQIGVTLERTRQLYHQAIKQLQELAH; from the coding sequence ATGAAGTCAGATGATGTTAATCGCTTAATTCAAAACTATCCCGATATCTCTATTCTAGATGCCGAGCAAGAACGCGACATTGCCTGTGCTATGGATAGCATTATGGAAGAGTTAGCTCAAACACTGCTTGCACAAAGCAGCTTGCTTGAGCAAGTAATGGACATTCTACTTGAGCAATATCAAACCGGCCCTATTCTTGATGAGTTCTTAACCCAGTATGATTTGTGGTTACTGACACAACATCTACCGGATATGCATGTTGAGCAAAACGTTTCTTATAAAACCTTATCTATTTGCCTTGTTAAGCTGGAATGTGACCGCTCAAATGTGTTTGATTTATTGTTAAAAGAAGCCGACAAGGTGGATCAATCCCTTGAGCGCCAATCCCAGCGACTTAAAAAAAGATACGAGCAAAAACGTAATGCCTTAGTGCAAGCCAATATACGTTTGGTCATGCATATTGCTAAACGTTATACAGATAAAGGCATTGATACCGAAGAGCTTATTCAAGAGGGCTCATTAGGGTTATTAAAAGCCGCTTCAAAATATAATATTAATAAGGGTTTCCGTTTTACCACCTATGCTTACTGGTGGATTCAACAAGCAATCAAAGGCGTGTTGACACAAAAACGCGCAGTTGTGCGTTTGCCTACCAATGTGAGTGACCGTATTTTTAAACTCGACAGAGCAAAAGAATCATACTTTAAAGCTCATGGTCGCTATCCAACGGTTTCTCAATTACAAACATTAACAGGCCTTGGTGCCGATCATATTCGTGCTTCTTTTGAGGTGGGTAATCTGCAATTATCCATGAATCAATCTTTTGCTGAAGATGGCTTAACCCTTGAGGAAACCATCCATGTTGATGATTCTAGCGTTCCAACGCCCACTGATGACATGCATCATGAAAGTGATCAGCGTTACTTGCTGTCACTATTGTCGCAACTACCGCAACGACAACAAAAAATTGTGCGTTTGTATCATGGCTTGGGCATAAATGAAGAGCAAAACTTTAGGGAAATTGCGCCTCAAATTGGCGTGACTTTAGAGCGAACTCGTCAGCTGTATCATCAGGCGATTAAACAGTTACAGGAATTAGCCCATTAA
- a CDS encoding phosphoglycolate phosphatase, with product MLNINKYNTIIFDLDGTLVDSVPELAVALNHALQVLEFATVEEALVRSWVGNGSVKLVERALEHGANNTRENVSRLHQQFLLSYEAVLSQKCVLYPGVKSLLTHLQQQEKTLVLLTNKPIQFVPELLIKMGVAHLFALVLGGDSLAQKKPHPLPLFHIMETLNVNSSQCLMVGDSRSDIVCAQQAGVNSVALLQGYNQGIDLATLEPTYVFDTIESFGKILTSNI from the coding sequence ATGCTGAATATCAATAAATATAATACGATTATTTTCGATCTAGATGGCACATTGGTTGATAGCGTGCCCGAGCTTGCAGTGGCGTTAAATCATGCATTGCAAGTTTTAGAATTTGCCACTGTTGAAGAAGCGCTTGTGCGTAGTTGGGTGGGCAACGGCAGTGTTAAATTAGTTGAGAGAGCGTTGGAGCATGGTGCTAATAATACCCGTGAAAATGTTTCCCGTTTACATCAGCAGTTCTTACTGTCATATGAGGCAGTGCTTAGTCAAAAATGTGTTTTATATCCTGGTGTGAAATCATTATTAACCCATTTGCAGCAACAAGAAAAAACCTTGGTATTACTCACCAATAAACCCATTCAATTTGTGCCTGAATTATTAATTAAAATGGGTGTGGCTCATTTATTTGCACTGGTATTGGGTGGTGATAGTTTAGCGCAGAAAAAACCACACCCGTTACCGCTATTCCATATCATGGAAACACTCAATGTGAATTCATCTCAATGTTTGATGGTGGGCGATAGTCGCTCGGATATTGTGTGTGCACAACAGGCTGGCGTGAATAGTGTGGCGTTATTGCAAGGTTACAATCAAGGTATTGATCTTGCGACTCTGGAGCCAACTTATGTATTTGATACAATTGAGTCCTTCGGCAAAATACTAACATCTAACATCTAA
- the rpe gene encoding ribulose-phosphate 3-epimerase, with the protein MSTASNKTPLIAPSILSADFARLGEEVDNVLAAGADIVHFDVMDNHYVPNLTIGPMVCKALRNHGVTAPIDVHLMVSPVDRMIGDFAEAGASFITFHPEASDHIDRSLQLIKAAGCKAGLVFNPATPLHYLDYVMDKIDMVLLMSVNPGFGGQSFIPNTLEKLKAARAKIDASGFDIRLEIDGGVKVDNIGEIAAAGADTFVAGSAIFNAPDYKTTIDAMRAEIAKATA; encoded by the coding sequence ATGAGCACAGCATCAAACAAAACCCCATTAATAGCCCCGTCTATTTTATCTGCTGACTTTGCCCGCCTAGGTGAAGAAGTGGATAACGTTCTGGCGGCCGGTGCTGACATTGTGCACTTTGACGTGATGGATAACCATTACGTGCCAAATCTGACAATTGGGCCCATGGTGTGCAAGGCACTGCGTAATCACGGTGTGACAGCCCCCATTGATGTGCATTTAATGGTTAGCCCTGTGGATCGTATGATTGGTGACTTTGCTGAAGCAGGTGCAAGCTTTATTACCTTCCACCCTGAAGCATCTGATCACATTGACCGCTCTTTGCAGTTGATTAAAGCGGCAGGTTGCAAGGCGGGTTTGGTGTTTAACCCAGCTACGCCTTTGCATTATTTAGATTATGTGATGGATAAAATTGACATGGTGTTGCTAATGTCAGTTAACCCAGGTTTTGGTGGTCAGAGTTTTATTCCTAATACCCTTGAGAAATTAAAAGCGGCTCGTGCAAAAATTGATGCATCAGGGTTTGACATCCGCCTAGAAATTGATGGCGGTGTAAAAGTTGACAATATTGGTGAAATTGCAGCGGCAGGTGCTGATACATTTGTGGCCGGTTCTGCAATCTTTAATGCGCCAGATTACAAAACTACAATTGATGCCATGCGCGCTGAAATTGCAAAAGCCACTGCGTAA
- a CDS encoding lysophospholipid acyltransferase family protein codes for MYLIRISLAFVCLALIALALTPLAIFRPMHRNNMADISQVCGRFMLWYWGADLKIENPERLAPEKPCVMIANHQDTHDIFFAVNIIKHGTVTMGKWEMLYVPFIGLLFFLAGNIVIKRSNKEKAQKALSIAGKKMKQDQLSVLIFPEGTRNWGKPLPFKLGAFKLAIEAQVPIQPVCFSLRHITMDFKKWCSGTVRVKCLAPIETTGLSEKDAAQLASRCQALIEQECKNISTD; via the coding sequence ATGTATCTCATACGTATTTCTTTGGCTTTTGTCTGTCTTGCTTTGATTGCTTTAGCGCTAACCCCTCTTGCCATTTTCAGGCCTATGCACCGAAATAATATGGCCGACATCTCACAGGTTTGTGGTCGCTTTATGCTTTGGTATTGGGGGGCTGATTTAAAAATAGAAAACCCTGAACGTTTAGCCCCTGAAAAGCCCTGTGTCATGATCGCCAATCACCAAGATACCCATGATATTTTCTTTGCTGTGAATATTATTAAACATGGCACTGTCACCATGGGAAAATGGGAGATGCTTTACGTGCCGTTTATTGGTTTATTATTTTTTCTTGCTGGAAACATAGTGATCAAACGCAGCAACAAAGAAAAAGCGCAAAAGGCATTAAGTATTGCAGGTAAAAAAATGAAACAAGATCAGCTATCCGTTTTGATTTTTCCAGAAGGCACTCGTAACTGGGGTAAGCCATTACCCTTTAAATTAGGTGCCTTTAAATTAGCCATTGAAGCGCAAGTGCCTATTCAACCGGTTTGCTTTTCTTTACGTCACATAACAATGGATTTTAAAAAATGGTGTAGCGGTACCGTGAGGGTAAAATGCCTAGCCCCCATTGAAACAACTGGGCTAAGCGAAAAAGATGCTGCCCAGCTAGCAAGCCGATGTCAGGCGTTGATTGAGCAGGAGTGCAAGAACATTAGCACGGACTAG
- the djlA gene encoding co-chaperone DjlA, producing the protein MNKQNWAGKIIGAFLGFLSGGPIGLFIGVLVGNAFDQMYARQASPSGQRGASQNAFFRVTFLVMGQLAKSDGRVSEQEIEQARFIMDQMGLNEEQRLEAISYFNEGKSPHLDLQKELQHFMRAVGHRGSLIQMFLEILLSMAYADGQLSLQEKYILDRVCRTLGVSALQFEVIHNRVRASQEQFRGRFNDQFQQSGNELKVAYGVLGVSENATDAELKKAYRRLMSQHHPDKLVAKGLPEEMMRIAKEKTQEIQTAYDKIKKSRK; encoded by the coding sequence ATGAATAAACAAAATTGGGCAGGCAAAATCATAGGTGCCTTTTTAGGGTTTTTATCGGGCGGCCCAATTGGTTTGTTTATTGGCGTGCTGGTGGGTAATGCGTTTGACCAAATGTACGCTCGACAAGCCAGTCCAAGTGGTCAACGTGGCGCCAGTCAAAATGCATTTTTCCGTGTGACATTTTTAGTCATGGGGCAACTTGCCAAAAGTGATGGCCGTGTGAGCGAGCAAGAAATAGAACAAGCCCGTTTTATTATGGATCAAATGGGGTTGAATGAAGAGCAGCGTTTAGAAGCCATTAGTTATTTTAATGAAGGTAAAAGCCCACACCTAGATTTACAAAAAGAGCTGCAACACTTTATGCGCGCCGTGGGGCACCGTGGCTCGTTGATTCAAATGTTTTTAGAAATATTATTGAGCATGGCTTATGCCGATGGCCAATTAAGCCTGCAAGAAAAGTATATTTTGGATCGGGTGTGCCGCACATTGGGTGTTAGTGCATTGCAGTTTGAAGTCATCCATAACCGCGTGCGAGCATCGCAAGAGCAGTTTCGCGGGCGCTTTAATGATCAGTTTCAGCAAAGCGGCAATGAATTAAAAGTCGCTTACGGTGTGTTAGGTGTCTCTGAAAATGCAACCGATGCCGAACTTAAAAAAGCGTATCGTCGATTAATGAGTCAACATCACCCAGATAAACTCGTCGCGAAAGGTTTACCTGAAGAGATGATGCGAATCGCTAAAGAAAAAACCCAAGAAATTCAAACCGCCTACGATAAAATTAAGAAGTCTAGAAAATAA
- the murU gene encoding N-acetylmuramate alpha-1-phosphate uridylyltransferase MurU codes for MQTAMILAAGFGTRMRPLTDHTPKPMLPVAGMPLIEHHVRKLVKAGFSHIVINHAYLGEQIEAYLKEGSDFGCRISYSQEQTPLETGGGIFKALPLLLQGGDDSFAVVNGDVWVDLDYKQLQQTRLNGLAHLWLVPNPPHNLNGDFVLNNKRVSHKLHDADSAFTFSGVSVLHKTLFDGCESGAFKLAPLLKQAMANQQVSGDLYTGYWLDVGTPQRLQELEAHLKLGDGNE; via the coding sequence ATGCAAACCGCCATGATATTAGCCGCAGGTTTTGGTACACGTATGCGCCCGTTAACGGATCATACGCCCAAACCCATGTTGCCTGTAGCGGGCATGCCTTTAATCGAACATCACGTGCGCAAGTTGGTTAAAGCAGGCTTTTCTCATATTGTGATTAACCATGCCTATTTAGGTGAACAAATAGAAGCCTATCTAAAAGAAGGTTCTGATTTTGGTTGTCGGATTTCTTACAGCCAAGAACAAACCCCTTTAGAAACAGGAGGGGGGATCTTCAAAGCACTGCCCCTTTTGTTACAAGGTGGCGACGATAGTTTTGCTGTGGTTAATGGTGATGTGTGGGTTGATTTAGACTACAAACAACTGCAACAGACAAGGCTAAATGGTTTGGCCCACTTGTGGTTGGTGCCTAATCCACCACACAATTTAAATGGTGACTTTGTGCTGAATAACAAACGTGTTTCACACAAACTTCATGATGCTGATTCAGCGTTTACATTTAGTGGTGTCAGTGTTTTGCATAAAACATTATTTGATGGCTGTGAATCTGGTGCGTTTAAATTAGCACCCTTATTAAAACAAGCGATGGCAAACCAACAAGTGAGTGGTGACTTGTACACAGGTTATTGGTTAGACGTAGGGACGCCTCAACGTTTACAAGAACTAGAAGCCCACTTGAAACTAGGTGATGGTAATGAATAA
- a CDS encoding phosphotransferase, whose protein sequence is MDDRQQSLQKWVIDTLASNLEAPQGSLEVVSGDASFRRYFRQSTETATFIAVDAPPDKENSQPFVTIANAWGEQGVAVPKVIKADLEQGFMLLSDMGDQLLLPLLNDASAEGLYHQALDALIGIQQTTHTLPAYDAPLLDREMALFTDWFLGEHLGLELTPQEQSMLQETFAVLRESALGQVQVPVHRDYHSRNIMVLEDDTLGIIDFQDAVHGPLTYDVVSLLRDCYVAWPLEHVQQWAKDYFEKARAAGLVGAISDEQLMLWFDWMGIQRHLKAVGIFARLNHRDGKTGYMNDIPRTLNYIVEVTGQYSTLEAFHNWLVRRLLPELERRIGE, encoded by the coding sequence ATGGATGACCGCCAACAATCTTTACAAAAATGGGTAATTGATACCCTAGCTTCGAACTTAGAAGCCCCTCAAGGTTCACTTGAGGTGGTTTCGGGTGATGCAAGCTTTCGCCGATATTTTCGTCAGTCTACCGAAACGGCCACATTTATTGCGGTGGATGCCCCGCCAGATAAAGAAAATAGCCAACCATTTGTGACCATTGCTAACGCATGGGGTGAGCAAGGTGTCGCTGTGCCCAAGGTGATCAAAGCAGACTTAGAGCAAGGCTTTATGCTGCTTAGTGACATGGGTGATCAGCTGTTATTGCCTTTATTAAACGATGCTAGCGCCGAAGGTTTATACCATCAGGCATTGGATGCCTTAATTGGCATACAGCAAACCACCCATACATTACCTGCCTATGATGCCCCTTTGTTAGATCGTGAAATGGCCTTGTTTACTGACTGGTTTTTAGGTGAACATCTAGGGCTTGAATTAACCCCTCAAGAGCAAAGTATGTTGCAAGAGACCTTTGCCGTGCTGCGCGAAAGTGCTCTTGGGCAGGTGCAAGTGCCTGTACATCGTGATTACCACAGTCGTAACATCATGGTGTTAGAAGACGACACCCTGGGCATTATTGATTTTCAAGACGCCGTACACGGGCCATTGACCTACGATGTGGTGAGTTTATTGCGTGACTGTTACGTGGCTTGGCCACTTGAACACGTGCAGCAATGGGCGAAAGACTACTTTGAAAAAGCACGAGCCGCGGGCTTAGTTGGAGCCATTAGTGATGAGCAGCTTATGCTGTGGTTCGATTGGATGGGCATTCAGCGTCATTTAAAAGCGGTGGGTATTTTTGCACGCTTAAATCATCGTGATGGTAAAACGGGATATATGAATGATATTCCGCGCACACTCAATTACATCGTTGAAGTGACGGGGCAGTATTCTACCCTTGAAGCGTTTCATAACTGGTTAGTGCGTCGATTGTTACCCGAACTTGAGCGCAGAATCGGTGAATAA